The following proteins are encoded in a genomic region of Pseudoxanthomonas suwonensis 11-1:
- the aceB gene encoding malate synthase A has protein sequence MSAAAESAIPASPAPGPRPIPAVVPKGAAGLSLTERVAGQEQLLPAPLLGLLVTLHRAIEPERRALLAARRERQAFYDAGGLPDFRDDTRAIREGDWKVAPIPQALQDRRVEITGPVDPKMVINALNSGAHCYMADFEDSTAPTWRNLLAGQGALAGAVEGSLAFEAGNGKQYRLRPYEERAVLIVRPRGWHLDEKHVRVDGEPIAGGLFDMAVFAYHNARTLMANDRGPYFYLPKLQSMEEAALWETALSHVEAFLGLPHGQMKATVLVETLPAVFEMDEILHALRDRIVGLNCGRWDYIFSYLKTFRAHADKVLPERGQVTMTQPFLKAYSELLIRTCHRRGAHAMGGMAAQIPNASDPVANEQALARVRADKLREVTAGHDGTWVAHPALIPVAREMFDAHMPTPNQHHVLREDVQVSRDDLIRPCEGTITREGFENNVEVCVRYLAAWLDGNGCVPIHGMMEDAATAEIARAQLWQWLHHSDPRGRHADGSPVHLADGTVVDFALFERTLAALPGRLGDTAGLPGGNRIAEATALLDELTRACQLVEFLTLPAYARLD, from the coding sequence ATGTCCGCCGCCGCCGAAAGTGCCATTCCCGCCTCTCCCGCCCCGGGCCCGCGCCCGATCCCGGCCGTCGTCCCCAAGGGCGCCGCCGGGCTTTCGCTGACCGAGCGGGTCGCAGGCCAGGAACAGCTGCTTCCGGCGCCGCTGCTGGGCCTGCTGGTGACGCTGCACCGGGCGATCGAGCCGGAGCGCCGCGCCCTGCTCGCCGCTCGCCGCGAGCGCCAGGCGTTCTACGACGCCGGCGGCCTGCCTGACTTCCGCGACGACACCCGCGCCATCCGCGAGGGCGACTGGAAGGTCGCGCCGATCCCGCAGGCGCTGCAGGACCGCCGGGTGGAGATCACTGGCCCGGTCGACCCGAAGATGGTGATCAACGCGCTGAACTCCGGCGCGCACTGCTACATGGCCGACTTCGAGGATTCGACCGCACCGACCTGGCGCAACCTGCTGGCCGGCCAGGGCGCCCTGGCCGGCGCGGTGGAAGGCTCGCTGGCCTTCGAGGCCGGGAACGGCAAGCAGTACCGCCTGCGTCCGTACGAGGAGCGAGCCGTGCTGATCGTGCGTCCGCGCGGCTGGCACCTGGACGAGAAGCACGTGCGCGTGGACGGCGAGCCGATCGCCGGCGGCCTGTTCGACATGGCGGTGTTCGCGTACCACAACGCCCGCACCCTGATGGCCAACGACCGCGGGCCGTACTTCTACCTGCCCAAGCTGCAGTCGATGGAGGAAGCGGCGCTGTGGGAGACCGCGCTGTCCCACGTCGAGGCCTTCCTGGGCCTGCCGCACGGGCAGATGAAGGCCACCGTCCTGGTCGAGACCCTGCCGGCGGTGTTCGAGATGGACGAGATCCTGCACGCGCTGCGCGACCGGATCGTCGGCCTGAACTGCGGGCGCTGGGACTACATCTTCTCGTACCTGAAGACCTTCCGCGCCCATGCCGACAAGGTGTTGCCGGAGCGTGGCCAGGTGACCATGACCCAGCCGTTCCTGAAGGCGTATTCGGAACTGCTGATCCGCACCTGCCACCGCCGCGGCGCCCACGCCATGGGCGGCATGGCGGCGCAGATCCCCAATGCCTCCGACCCGGTGGCCAACGAGCAGGCGCTGGCCCGCGTGCGCGCCGACAAGCTGCGCGAGGTCACCGCCGGCCACGACGGCACCTGGGTCGCGCATCCGGCGCTGATCCCGGTGGCGCGCGAGATGTTCGACGCGCACATGCCGACCCCGAACCAGCACCACGTGCTGCGCGAGGACGTGCAGGTCAGCCGCGACGACCTGATCCGTCCGTGCGAGGGCACGATCACCCGCGAGGGCTTCGAGAACAACGTCGAGGTCTGCGTGCGCTACCTGGCCGCATGGCTGGACGGCAACGGCTGCGTCCCGATCCACGGGATGATGGAGGACGCGGCCACCGCCGAGATCGCCCGCGCCCAGCTGTGGCAATGGCTGCACCACTCCGATCCGCGCGGCCGCCACGCCGACGGCAGCCCGGTGCACCTGGCCGACGGCACGGTGGTCGACTTCGCCCTGTTCGAACGCACCCTGGCCGCGCTGCCCGGGCGCCTGGGCGACACCGCCGGCCTGCCTGGCGGCAACCGCATCGCCGAGGCGACCGCGCTGCTGGACGAGCTGACCCGCGCCTGCCAGCTGGTCGAGTTCCTGACCCTGCCCGCCTACGCCCGCCTCGACTGA
- the aceA gene encoding isocitrate lyase: MSTLKTAEQIQHEWNTDPRWAGITRNYTAEDVVRLRGTIPVDHSIARITSGKLWNYLQDLDFVNALGALTGNQAMQQVKAGLKAIYLSGWQVAADANLAGQMYPDQSLYPADSVPAVVKRINNTLLRADQLHHAEGNDSIDFLQPIVADAEAGFGGVLNAFELMKAMIEAGAAGVHFEDQLASVKKCGHMGGKVLVPTREAVEKLNAARLAADVMGVPTILIARTDAEAADLLTSDIDDNDKPFCTGERTVEGFYRVRNGLEQSISRGLAYAPYADLVWCETGKPDLEFARRFAEAIHARYPGKMLAYNCSPSFNWKKNLDDATIAKFQKEIASYGYKFQFITLAGFHALNYSMFNLAHGYARNQMSAFVELQEAEFAAAGKGFTAVKHQREVGTGYFDAVTQAIQQGQSSTTALKGSTEEEQFHDRSAA; this comes from the coding sequence ATGAGCACGCTGAAGACCGCCGAGCAGATCCAGCACGAATGGAACACCGACCCGCGCTGGGCCGGCATCACCCGCAACTACACCGCCGAGGACGTGGTCCGCCTGCGCGGCACCATCCCGGTCGACCACTCCATTGCCCGCATCACCTCCGGCAAGCTGTGGAACTACCTGCAGGACCTGGACTTCGTCAACGCGCTGGGCGCGCTGACCGGCAACCAGGCCATGCAGCAGGTCAAGGCGGGGCTCAAGGCGATCTACCTGAGCGGCTGGCAGGTGGCGGCCGACGCCAACCTGGCCGGGCAGATGTATCCCGACCAGTCGCTGTACCCGGCCGATTCGGTGCCGGCCGTGGTCAAGCGCATCAACAACACCCTGTTGCGCGCCGACCAGCTGCACCACGCCGAGGGCAACGACAGCATCGACTTCCTGCAGCCGATCGTGGCCGATGCCGAGGCCGGCTTCGGCGGCGTGCTCAACGCGTTCGAGCTGATGAAGGCGATGATCGAGGCCGGCGCCGCGGGCGTGCACTTCGAGGACCAGCTGGCCTCGGTGAAGAAGTGCGGCCACATGGGCGGCAAGGTCCTGGTGCCGACCCGCGAGGCGGTGGAGAAGCTCAACGCCGCGCGCCTGGCCGCCGACGTCATGGGCGTACCAACCATCCTGATCGCGCGCACCGATGCCGAGGCCGCCGACCTGCTGACCTCGGACATCGACGACAACGACAAGCCGTTCTGCACCGGCGAGCGCACCGTCGAGGGCTTCTACCGGGTCAGGAACGGCCTGGAGCAGTCGATCAGCCGCGGCCTGGCCTACGCGCCTTACGCCGACCTGGTCTGGTGCGAGACCGGCAAGCCGGACCTGGAGTTCGCGCGCAGGTTCGCCGAGGCCATCCACGCCAGGTACCCGGGCAAGATGCTGGCCTACAACTGCTCGCCGAGCTTCAACTGGAAGAAGAACCTGGACGACGCCACGATCGCGAAGTTCCAGAAGGAGATCGCCAGCTACGGCTACAAGTTCCAGTTCATCACCCTGGCCGGCTTCCACGCCCTGAACTACTCGATGTTCAACCTGGCCCACGGCTATGCCCGCAACCAGATGAGCGCCTTCGTCGAGCTGCAGGAAGCGGAGTTCGCCGCCGCCGGCAAGGGCTTCACCGCGGTCAAGCACCAGCGCGAGGTCGGTACCGGCTATTTCGACGCGGTGACCCAGGCGATCCAGCAGGGCCAGTCCTCGACCACGGCGCTGAAGGGTTCGACCGAGGAAGAGCAGTTCCACGACCGCAGCGCCGCCTGA
- a CDS encoding GGDEF domain-containing protein, translating into MSHDGGGANALQERTSLQPDAAALLASREYALFASLGRTREIAAGQSLFRRGDTGRVMYLVVEGEIELDFGSDLALKRLGPREFFGELGLLIGEHTRSADAAATTDTRLIELGLEEFQALVDADPALVAQFLRRAIARVVLNEQGLIRQLRRRNQDLETALDNLYATTHQLNQTEELARVDELTGLYNRRGLIQHLQDCRQRGFKGGVGLLLVDCDSFKRVNDAHGHLAGDRVLQNIAGILRSVSSPEDVACRLGGDEFCLLVMAEGRDDVLRYAEFVLETTRNLLRLQQAVPTICPVSIGACLVDVHSDWNHWYAHADAALYQAKRDGGNRVRWADGELPVRL; encoded by the coding sequence ATGTCGCACGACGGCGGGGGCGCCAACGCCCTCCAAGAGAGGACCAGCCTGCAACCGGACGCCGCGGCGCTGCTCGCGTCGCGCGAGTACGCGCTGTTCGCCTCCCTGGGCCGGACCCGCGAGATCGCCGCCGGCCAGTCCCTGTTCCGCCGTGGCGACACCGGCCGGGTCATGTACCTGGTGGTCGAGGGCGAGATCGAGCTGGACTTCGGTTCGGACCTGGCGCTCAAGCGCCTGGGGCCGCGCGAGTTCTTCGGCGAACTTGGCCTGCTGATCGGCGAACACACCCGCAGCGCCGATGCCGCCGCCACCACCGACACCCGCCTGATCGAGCTGGGGCTGGAGGAGTTCCAGGCCCTGGTCGACGCCGACCCGGCCCTGGTCGCGCAGTTCCTGCGCCGCGCCATCGCCCGGGTGGTGCTGAACGAGCAGGGCCTGATCCGCCAGCTCCGGCGCCGCAACCAGGACCTGGAAACGGCCCTGGACAACCTCTACGCCACCACCCACCAGCTCAACCAGACCGAGGAGCTGGCCCGGGTCGACGAGCTCACCGGCCTCTACAACCGCCGCGGCCTGATCCAGCACCTGCAGGACTGCCGCCAGCGCGGCTTCAAGGGCGGCGTCGGCCTGCTGCTGGTGGACTGCGACAGCTTCAAGCGGGTCAACGACGCCCACGGCCACCTGGCCGGCGACCGCGTGCTGCAGAACATCGCCGGCATCCTGCGTTCGGTGTCCAGCCCGGAGGACGTGGCCTGCCGCCTGGGCGGCGACGAGTTCTGCCTGCTGGTCATGGCCGAGGGCCGTGACGACGTCCTGCGCTACGCCGAGTTCGTGCTGGAGACCACCCGCAACCTGCTGCGCCTGCAGCAGGCCGTGCCCACCATCTGCCCGGTCAGCATCGGCGCCTGCCTGGTGGACGTGCACAGCGACTGGAACCACTGGTACGCCCACGCCGATGCCGCCCTGTACCAGGCCAAGCGCGACGGCGGCAACCGCGTGCGTTGGGCCGACGGCGAGTTGCCCGTGCGCCTTTGA
- a CDS encoding putative peptide modification system cyclase, with the protein MEGPTYPGSDAPQLRTILMTDLCDSTAVVERLGDITAASLFREHDQLVLRLQQQWRGRLIDRSDGLLLVFERPVDGLGFALDYQRSLGPLGRAHGVQLRARAGLHVGEVVSWANDEEAVRHGAKPLEISGLAKPLAARLMALANPGQILLSHVAETLARRAASELGPGLGRALVWKSHGRWHFKGLPEPLEIHEAGEEGIADMAPPRPADGKARRDLPLWRRPAAVLAQCTAVLALGLVLYLTTRTEPAIAFAERGWVVLADLDNNTGQAVLDDAVGQALRLSLGQSRHVNVVSDTKVRDTLARMRRPADAAVDRALAAEIAVRDGAWGVVLPSVSEVDGRVHVVLELIDPQSRDVIYVARAEGAGMESVLASIDAAATDLRERLGEARPALRRDSRPLPQVATASLDALRAYALGQEAYAQGSFLQAVASYERAVSLDPDFALAHIGLARAYNTLDRLPEGMPHLRRAQALRGSLGARDQMYLDAWAVQVDDPGRAVDAWMLMARTYPDFFPAQANVAYALEVQNQHEDAIPFATRAAVPQSEFGPLSLELLGRLHLARGERAPAREALEAAGRHGLPTAQAWLAVWHAVGDDFAAAESVWPADGQLRQTLFDRVSIYLDQRKWEAARAEAARVQLRVGQAGPRARQAMMPVAVAAWAMGDHGAALAQVEGMVASGLAAVAEPDNAMDQRDDAVLVLYAAILGQRLGDQQPARRVLQALEKEPRLAGMQPVSSLMAVVRARQALASGDAHQALALLDTIRDGTESIQARVARIEASLAIGDDKAASAGTTWLAGRRGLAYAEYGCAWCQQGLNVVDARLAAAHADALRDPGAATKVVSRLALPPARVLGGATGS; encoded by the coding sequence ATGGAAGGTCCGACGTATCCCGGAAGCGACGCACCGCAACTGCGGACCATCCTGATGACCGACCTGTGCGACTCCACCGCCGTCGTGGAGCGCCTGGGTGACATTACCGCCGCCTCGTTGTTCCGCGAGCACGACCAGCTGGTCCTGCGCCTGCAGCAGCAGTGGCGCGGCCGCCTGATCGACCGTTCCGACGGCCTGCTGCTGGTGTTCGAACGCCCGGTGGACGGACTCGGCTTCGCCCTCGACTACCAGCGCAGCCTCGGCCCGCTGGGCCGCGCCCATGGCGTGCAGCTGCGGGCCCGCGCCGGCCTGCACGTGGGCGAGGTGGTGAGCTGGGCCAACGACGAGGAAGCGGTCCGCCACGGCGCCAAGCCGCTGGAGATCTCGGGCCTGGCCAAGCCGCTGGCGGCGCGCCTGATGGCGCTGGCCAATCCCGGCCAGATCCTGCTGTCGCACGTGGCCGAGACCCTGGCCCGGCGCGCCGCCTCCGAGCTGGGCCCGGGGCTCGGCCGCGCCCTGGTCTGGAAGAGCCACGGCCGCTGGCACTTCAAGGGCCTGCCGGAGCCGCTGGAGATCCACGAAGCCGGCGAGGAGGGCATTGCCGACATGGCGCCGCCGCGGCCGGCCGACGGCAAGGCCCGTCGCGACCTGCCCCTGTGGCGGCGTCCCGCCGCGGTGCTGGCCCAGTGCACGGCGGTGCTGGCCCTGGGCCTGGTGCTGTACCTGACCACCCGCACCGAGCCGGCCATCGCCTTCGCCGAACGCGGCTGGGTGGTGCTGGCCGACCTGGACAACAACACCGGGCAGGCGGTCCTCGACGACGCGGTAGGCCAGGCCCTGCGCCTGAGCCTGGGCCAGTCCCGCCACGTCAACGTGGTCTCGGACACCAAGGTCCGCGACACCCTGGCGCGGATGCGGCGCCCGGCCGACGCCGCGGTGGACCGCGCCCTGGCCGCGGAGATCGCGGTCCGCGACGGCGCCTGGGGCGTGGTCCTGCCGAGCGTGTCGGAGGTCGATGGCCGCGTGCATGTCGTGCTGGAGCTGATCGACCCTCAAAGCCGCGACGTGATCTACGTGGCCCGCGCCGAGGGCGCGGGCATGGAGTCGGTGCTGGCCTCGATCGATGCCGCCGCCACCGACCTGCGCGAGCGCCTGGGCGAAGCCAGGCCCGCGCTGCGACGCGACTCCCGGCCGCTGCCGCAGGTTGCGACGGCCAGTCTCGATGCGCTGCGCGCGTATGCCCTGGGCCAGGAGGCCTATGCCCAGGGAAGCTTCCTGCAGGCGGTCGCGTCCTACGAGCGCGCGGTCAGCCTGGACCCGGACTTCGCCCTCGCCCACATCGGCCTGGCCCGTGCCTACAACACCCTGGACCGCCTGCCCGAGGGCATGCCGCACCTGCGCCGCGCCCAGGCCCTGCGCGGGAGCCTGGGCGCGCGCGACCAGATGTACCTGGATGCGTGGGCCGTGCAGGTCGACGATCCCGGGCGCGCGGTGGATGCGTGGATGCTCATGGCGCGGACCTACCCGGACTTCTTCCCGGCCCAGGCCAACGTGGCCTATGCGCTGGAGGTGCAGAACCAGCACGAGGACGCGATCCCGTTCGCGACCCGGGCCGCGGTGCCGCAGAGCGAGTTCGGGCCGCTGTCGCTGGAGCTGCTCGGGCGCCTGCACCTGGCGCGGGGCGAGCGCGCGCCGGCGCGGGAAGCCCTGGAGGCGGCCGGCCGCCACGGCCTGCCGACGGCACAGGCCTGGCTGGCGGTGTGGCATGCGGTCGGCGACGACTTCGCCGCTGCCGAGTCCGTCTGGCCCGCGGACGGACAGCTGCGCCAGACCCTGTTCGACCGGGTCTCGATCTACCTCGACCAGCGCAAGTGGGAGGCCGCGCGCGCGGAGGCGGCGCGGGTCCAGCTGCGGGTTGGTCAGGCCGGTCCGCGCGCGCGCCAGGCGATGATGCCGGTGGCCGTGGCCGCCTGGGCCATGGGCGACCACGGCGCGGCCCTGGCCCAGGTCGAGGGCATGGTCGCGAGTGGACTGGCCGCGGTGGCCGAACCGGACAACGCCATGGACCAGCGCGACGACGCGGTACTGGTGCTGTATGCGGCCATCCTCGGCCAGCGCCTCGGCGACCAGCAGCCGGCGCGACGCGTGCTGCAGGCGCTGGAGAAGGAGCCAAGGCTGGCCGGCATGCAGCCGGTAAGTTCCCTGATGGCGGTGGTACGTGCCCGCCAGGCGCTGGCCTCGGGCGACGCCCACCAGGCGCTGGCGCTGCTGGACACCATCCGGGATGGAACCGAATCGATCCAGGCGCGGGTCGCGCGGATCGAGGCGAGCCTGGCCATCGGCGACGACAAGGCCGCCAGCGCCGGAACCACCTGGCTGGCAGGGCGTCGTGGCCTGGCCTATGCCGAATATGGATGCGCCTGGTGCCAGCAGGGGCTCAACGTGGTCGATGCGCGCCTGGCGGCGGCACACGCCGATGCGCTGCGGGACCCGGGCGCGGCCACCAAGGTGGTTTCCCGGCT